CCGAGGCGGCCGGGGCCGCCCAGCGCCGCCTCGAGCGCGGCCGGGGTGGCCGGCCGGAGGGTCAGCCGGTCGGTCCGGATGTCGCCGCCACTCACGCGGGGCCTCGCGTCCGGTAGCGCGCCCCGAGGAACTGGCCGCCGAAGAACGCCGCGACGAACACCGGCAGGGTGGCCAGGCGGAAGGGGAGGCCCGCGGCGTAGCGCAGGCCGACCGCCAGCGGCACCGGCAGGTGCACGGCGGCGAACCAGGCGGGCGAGAACTTCCGGACCCCGGCGCGCCAATACCCGAAAGGCAGGTTGAGGACCAGGATGGCGAGGGCCACGAGGGCGACGGTCACGGGGCCGCCTGCGGGGCGACGGGGACCAGCCCGAGGGTCTCCAGCACGGGCTCGCCGGGCGGGACCTGCTCGAACGCCTCCCGCAGCGGGACGGGGATGGCGACGGGGCGCCCGGTGGCGCCGTCCACGAATACCCACTGGGTGTCCGCGCGCGCGAGGACCGCGCCATCGGCGGGGCGGAAGAAGAGGTAGCGCCGCCGGGAGCTCCGGCGCTGCATGTCCTCCACCCAGGTCAGCAGGAGCAGCTCCTCGCCCTGCAGGGCCGGGCGCAGGTACTCGATGGCATGGGAGCGCACCACCCACGCCTGCCCGATCTCGAGGTAGCGTTCCACCGGCCACCCCTGCGCGCTCGAGTGGGCGATCGCCACGTCGAGCATCCAGCGGAGGTAGGCCAGGTTGTTCACGTGCCGGTTGACGTCGATGGCGTCGTCGGGGACCGTGAAGCGGTGGGTGAAGATGCGCGGCATCGGGTCGCTAGTGCCCGTTCACGAGGCGCTCGACCGCCTCCTTCGATTCCTTGAGCCCGAGCCCCGTGAGTTCCCGGTAGCGCCTGATCGCGGCGATGAGGTTGCCGGCATTGAGGAAGTCGCGCAGCAGGGGATCGGCGGCCACGGCGGCGGGATCGGCGGGGCCCGCCGGTGCCGCCGGCGGGTGCGTTCCGGTCGGGAGCCGCAGGCCGCCCTTGCGGGCGTCGATCGCCGCCTTGGCCTCCGCGAGCCCCAGGCCGGTCTCCTCCCGCAGCCGCTTGATGGCTCCGATGGTGTTGCCCGCGGCCAGGAGGGACTCGACGGTCTCGGGCGCGCCCGTGGTCCGGGCGGGTGTGGCGCGCGCCCCCTGGCCCAGCTGGGCCAGCCGCCAGGCCAGGCCCACGAGGCCGATGGCGGCAAGGATGTAGAGGAAGGTCATGGTCGGGCCCGGAGCGGGGTGCGTCCGCGCAATGTACCGGTCACGGCGGGCGTCGTGAAGCGGTGGCCTCAGGCCAGCGCGGCCAGCTCGCCGCTCAGCGCCGCGAGCCGGCCCAGGGCCGCGGCGTCATCCCGGAGAAAAGTGAAGTCGGCAAAGTCGAACCCCGGTGCCACGGTGCAGCCGGCGAGGGTGTAGCCCCCGCGCGGGCGGGCCGCCTGCCACCAGCCGGCCGGCACGGCGTACACCGGGCCGTTGGAGGCCAGCGCCGGGCCCAGCCGGACCCGCTCCACGTGGGCCAGGTCTGGAGGGGCGAGGAGCAGCTCCAGGGGATCGCCTTCGTAGAAGTGCCACACTTCGTCCGAGGCCACCCGGTGCCACCGGCTGTGGCTCCCGGCGGGGAGCAGGAAGTAGATCGAGGTCAGGGCCGCGCGGGCGGGTCGGCCGTCGGCGGGGGCCACCGCGGCCGCGCTGCGGTGCAGCTCGCGGTACCAGCCCCCTTCCGGGTGTGGGGCCAGGCCGAGTTCCTCGATCAGGCGCGCGGCCCGGTCCGCGGCGGTCATTCGGTGGCGATCAGGATGCGCCCGCTGGGATCGACCGTCCGCAGCAGGGCGATGATGGCGTCGATCGTGGGCTCGGTGCCGTGGTAGCGTCGGCCGTCGAGGAAGAGCACCGCCACCGATCGGTCGTGCCGCTGCATCACCGCCCGGACCGATTCCGGGGTGGCGCGCAGGCGGCGCTCGAGTTCGGGCCACGGGAGCGCACTGTCGACCGTCACCGGCAGGACGTCGGTGGCGGCCGGGGCTGCCGCCGCCTGGGCCACGCTGTCGGCGAGGCGGGCGGAGTCCAGCGCGGCGTCGCCACGGCCGGTCCGGCCGAGCCGCTCGCCCAGGCCGGAACAGGCGGGCAGGGCGGTGGCGAGCAGCAGCAGGGTGCTGAGGCGGGGCGTGGCGCTCATCGCGTGTCCTCCTCGCGGGGCCGGAAGCGGATGCCCTGGGGCGGCAGGGTATGGTGCAGCGACGGGGTGGCCATCGCGGCGTTGAGCGCGGCGGCCATGGCCCGGGCCGCGGCGCGGTCACGCCGCGCCACGTGGAGCCGAAGCTCCCCCGCCTCCTCCCCCGGGACCATCCGCAGGGTCCGGAGGTCGTGGCACGCGAGCTCGAGCCGGGGGCGCCACCACCCGGCGCGATACGCCACCCGACGCAGCTCGCGTACGTCGATGTCGAGCGCCTCGGGGGGCAGGTCCACGGTGCGGGAGTCGACGTCCAGCACCGTGACTTCGTCCACCGCGGCGGTGCCCGCCCACTCCAGCTGCACCACCGAGCCCTCATACCGCAGCAGCCCGTGAAAGGCGTAGCTGGTCGAGGAGATCGTCAGCCCAGCGAACGAGTCCACCCCGGGGACCTTGAGTGCAAACGGCAGGGTCAGCATGGGACGGAATCTAGCACGGGTGCGGGGGGCATCACCGGCTCACCCCTTCACGTAGGATCGCTTCTCCGCGACCCGGCCCGCGCGCACCCGGAAGAGGTCCACCCCGCGCACGTGCCCGGGCACCCCCTCCCGCTCCCAGTGATAGACCCAGCGCACCACGGCCCGGTCCCCGGTGGCAAAGGCCTCCTCGGTCTCGAACCGCGCCGCCGGCGAGCGGGCAAAGAACGCCGCCCAGAAGGCGCGCACCGCCGCCTGGCCCACGAAGGTCTCGCCGTCCGGCGGCGGGCGGGTACTGTCGAAGAGACAGTCGTCGGTCATGAGCGCCATCAGCGCGTCGATGTCGTGGCGATTGCACGCGGCGTTGAAGGCGTCGATGGTCGCGAGCGTCGCGGCGGCGGGATCGGTGGCCATGCCGGCCTCCTCGGGCTCAGGGCGGCGCCGCGGGGTCCCGGGGCACGCGGTGCTCCTGCAGCGCCAGCCAGAGCAGCGTGCAGCCGACGGGCAGCGCCAGGCCGATCACGTCGGCGCTGCTGAAGAAGATGGCGCCCTTGAGGCGGGCCCGCACCGGCATGCCCGCACGCAGGGCCAGCACCACCAGCGGCAGCCAGGCGCCGGCCACCGCCGCGCCGCCCACCGCCAGCAGGGCGCGCTCCCGCCGCCAGCGCCACGCCACCGGAGCCACCCCCGCCGCGGCGAGGAGCCCGCCGCCCACCATCCAGTAGCCATCCACGATGCCGACGTCCGGCATGCTCTGGTCGATGGCGGTCCAGACGCCCAGCCCCAGCACGGCCAGGCCGGCGATCCCCGCGGCCAGCCGCCCGACCCGGCGGGAGGTGAAGTCGAGGGACATGCTCAGGACGCGGGTGGGGGCGGGTCCGCCGGCCCCGGCGCGGGCGGCGGCGGCTCGGCCGGCGGGTGGGGCGCCCGCCGGTGGTCCAGCCACAGCAGGATGGCGATCCCGAGCACCAGCAGCTCGATGACCAGGTACTCCGGCATGCGACGGACCCCGGGGAAGCGGTTCGGAAGGAAGGTGGCGGCGGGCTGGCGGGGGCGCCAGCCCCGCCAGCTACGGTTCCAGGGTCACCCCTTCAGACTCGAGTTGCGCGGCCACCGCCTGCCCGATCCGCGCCCCCCACTGCTGCCCGGCCTCCATCGACTCCTGGGAGATCCGCGGCTGCAGCTCGATCAGGCGCCGGCCGATCGGCGTCTGGTGGAAGACGATCAGCTCGTGCAGCTCCGCCGCCGTGAAGTGCCGGGCGTAGATGTTGGCCAGCATGAGGAGGAAATCGTCCCTGCCCTCGTGGACGCGGGCGCCGAACCGGTCCCAGAAGACCCCGGGGATCCGGGGATTGAGGCTGCGCTGGCTGCTCAGCATGGCGTCCATGTTCGTCATGGCCTGCTCGGCGGAGCGGTTGAGCACCAGCAGCTGGCGGGCGAGGTCGAGGCGCACGGAGTCGGGCGGGGCCGCCTGGGCGCCGAGGCGTGCGGCACCGCACGCGATCAGGATGCCGAGGGCCGGGAGCAGGCGGCGGAAGCGGCGCGGCATGGGGATCCTCAAGAAAGGGGGAGCGCCGCTCAGGCCCCCATCGCCCGCACCTCGTGGAGCAGCCAGGCGTGCGCCGCCTCGAGGGTGGCGAAGGTCGCCGCCCGGACGCCATACTGCTGCGACAGCATCTCGATCATCCGCGCCACGCCGTATTGCGCGCCCGGCGGCGCGAGGTAGGCCATGCGGCAGCCGTGGCGTGCGCCAAACGTCCCGTAGCGGGCCGCGATGAGCCGGGCCTCCTCCGGGTTCGGGATCCACTCGAGCTGGCGCAGGTCGAACAGCACCGCGCGGATCACGGGGACCAGCCGCTGCCGGGCCAGCTCATCCAGGACGTGATCCGACTCCTCGAGACTCCCGGCACCGTGGCCCGTGACCACAAGGACCTCGCTGTCGGGCCAGCGCTGCACCGTGAAAGCCATCAGGCGGCGACGTCCGCGGGAGGGCCCAGGGGGAGGGCGGACGCCTGCCGTGGAGTATAGGCGCGGGCGGAACCCCGGGCAACGCGGGCGGCGGCCGGCGCCTAGCGGGGAGGGATGTCCTCGAAGCGCACGTTCTGCACCGCATACTGGTCCCAGTCGCGGTAGTCGAAGTGCCACCACTCGTAGCGGTAGACCGTGAAGCCCTCCGCCTCCATGGCCGCGCGCAGCAGGCCGCGCAGCCGCCGCTGCTCCGCGCTGCCCCCGGGATAATCGGGGTAGGCCCGCTCCGACATCTCGTCATACAGGCTCGGCATCGTCACCGGCCGTCCGGTGCGCAGCTCCACCAGGGTCAGGTCCACGGCGCAGCCGCGGTTGTGCCGGGAGCCATGGGCCGGGTCGGCCACGAAGTCGTGCTTGTCGGCGGGGGTCGCGTCCCAGAAGACCTTGGTGATGTACCAGGGCCGGTAGGCGTCGTGAATGAGCAGCCCGTACCCCTGCGCCCGCAGCGCCTGCTGCGCCCGGACCAGGGCCAGCGCCGCGGGTCGTTGCAGGAAGGCGCGGGCCTGGCTGTACAGGGGCGTGCTCAGGAAGTTGTCGCTGGTCGCGTAGCGGATGTCGAGCCGGATGGTGGAGTCGAGGCGGACCAGCTCCACCAGCTCCTCCGCGCGGAAGGGCCCCGCTTCCACTGGGGGCGTGGCGCGGAGCGCCTCCTCCCGCAGCTCCGGCACCGGCCGCACCGGGGTGAGCCGGAACACCGGCGGTCCGCCGCAGGCGAGCAGCACGAGCAGCAGCCATGGAGCGTGCCGGGCGGGGCGGGGGGCGCGCCGCGGCGCGGCGGCGGTCCGGGGGTGGTGGGTCACGGTCTCCCTCGCGTGATGGGCGGAACGGTCGGGCGGACCGGGTCAGCTGCCCCGGACGCCCGACATCTGCTTGAGCATCGCGGCCATGTTGGCCATGTCGGCCTTGAGCAGCCCCAGCCAGACGCCGCGCTCCCGACGGAACAGCATCACCTCGTACGACGTCAGGCTGACGCCCTGGACCGACATGGTCATCCGGGACACGACCAGCGCGGTGTCGGGGCCCTGCATGAGGTGGCCGAGCGGGGTGACCTCCGCCGTGCCGAGGGCCTGCAGCAGCTCGGGGCCGCCCTGGGTGGTCACGGCATGGAGGAAGTTCGCGAAGAGGATGGTGTCCGGCAGCGCCGCCGCCTCGGCCGGGGAGCTGACCCCGAAGATCTGCTCCCGGATGGCCGCGTCATCCGCGTCGTTGAGGGCAAAGCTGAACAGGTCGCGCAGCTGCCGCAGGGCGGTGGGGTGCATCAGCCGCGCGGCGCCGCGCCAGTCGGAGGTCCGCAGCGTGGCCGCGAACGCGGTCGCCGCCGCCTCGGGCGTCTCCTGGCCGTGGACGCCCATTGGGAGGAGGAGCAGCAGTGGCAGGAGCGAGAGCGCGCGGCGCATGGGTGGCCTCGGGGGGACGTGGGGACTCGGGCTTCCGCAAGATACGACCCGGCGGGTCGCCGTCCACCAGCGGCGCGACCCCCCGCTCACGTGGGCACCGGCAGGTCGGCGATGCGCCACAGCGCCAGGCTCTTGTCGGCGAAGCGGCCGGCGCCCTCGGTGCAGCCCTCGCTGAAGAGCCGGACCGGCGCCGGAAAGTGGAATGGCGCCCGTTCCAGGTTGAGCGGGCGCCAGTCACCGGTGACGATGTCCTCGTTGGCCGGCTCGTCGGGAAAGGTGGTGGTGAGGAGCCAGGGGATGCCGGCGCGCCGCAGGTTCACGAGGGCGCGGCCGATGTCGGCAAAGGAGAGGTGGACCAGCGCGTCACGGCAGAGCAGCAGGTCCGCGGGGGGGAGCGGGGACGCGGTCAGGTCGAGCACCAGGAACTCCCGCCCGGCTCCGCCATGATCGAGGGCCGCGCGCCCCACCACCTCCGGCAGCAGGTCCGCGCCCAGGTAGGTGATGCCCGCGAGGTCGACCCGCGCCATCCAGTGGCCCTCGCCGCAGGGCAGGTCGAGCAGCCGCCGCACCCCGAGGGCGCGGCACAGCACGGGGAGTTCGGCCCGGATGCGCGCCGTCTGGTCGCCGCTCGCGCCGGCCCCCGAGGCCGATTCACTCCCGCGCCAGTGATTGGACTGGTAGATCTGCCGGAAGGCGGCGAGCGCGTCGGCCGGGCCCGCGCCGGCCGCGGCCTGCCGCGCGAAGTGCTCCGCGTCGAAGGGGACCGCGTGGCGACGGTCCGCCGGTCCGGAGCGACCGGGGCCGGCCTCAGCCGCCACGCAGCACCATCCGGCAGTGAACGAGCCAGGCCGCCGCGTAGCCCAGCGCGGCCAGTCCCACGGCGACCGACTCCCGGAGCGTCCACACGCCCCAGAGCGCCAGCAGCCCCGCGGTCACCGCGCCCAGGTACAGCAGCCCGCGCTGCCCGGGCAGCAGCAGCGGCAGCAGGAGGAGCAGCGCCGCAACGGGAGGGAGCATTGCCACCCGCGCGCCGGTGCCCGAGGCACCGAACGACCGCCGGAACGAATCCCCGAGGAGCGCGAGGGCCAGCCAGCCCACCCCCACCAGCCCCGCGATCGCTCCCAGGATCACGCGCATGCCCGTCGGTGCCCGCGGCTCAGCAGTAGCTGCGGGGATCGTCGCAGTTGCTGAGCAGGGCCACCAGGGCCACCCCGCCGGCCACCGCCCCCACCACCCCGAAGGTGCGCGTCCACGAGACCTTCCGGATCGTGAGCTGCTGCACCTCACCGAGCGGGAAGGAGACCCGCCCCCCGCTGGCCGGGAAGCCGTGCAGGCTGTCGCCACGGATCGAGGGCTCGATCAGCAGCAGGTCGGGAAAGTTGGCCCGGGACACCCGGACCTCGCCGGGAGTGTGGCTGGCGAGGTACTCGGCGGGTGTCGGACCGGCCACCCGCCAGGTGGTGCAGGCACTCACGTGGGAGGCCAGGAGCAGTGCGCAGAGGACGCGCCGGACAGGTCGAGACAGGGGGAGCTCCGAGACGAGATGGGCGCAAATTGACGGGGTCGGTGTGGAGACGCCAGTCGTGGCGCTCGCCTGCACCGTGCGTGAGCGGCTTACCCCCACGGCGGCAGCGCCAGGCCCAGGCGCGCCGCGAAGTCCCGCACCAGCGCCCAGCCCTCGGGCCACGCCCCATGGCCGGAGGCCGTGTTGAGGTGACCCGCGCCGGGCACCTCCACCCGTTCGGCGCCCCAGGCGTGGCCGAGCTCGCGCGCGCGCCCGATCGGCAGGTAGGGATCGTTGTCACTGACGATGAGCAGCGCCGGGATCGTGAGCGGTCCTGACGGGGCCGGCCCGAACGGATGCAGCGCCGCTGGCGCGCCGGGGAGATCCGGATCGGCGGGAGCCACCAGCACCGCCGCCACCGCATGCGGCACGGGGTGCTGGGCCCAGTGCGCGATGCTGAGCGCCCCGAGGCTGTGCCCCAGGAGCAGCACCGGGGCCGGCCGCGCCGTGGCGACCGCCCGCTCCAGCGTGTCGAGCCACTCCCGCGGGTCCGGCGTCTCCCAGTCGCGTTGCGCGATCCGGGTGATCGCCGGGAAGCGGCGTTCCCACTGGCTCTGCCAGTGGTCGGTCCCGGAACTGGTCCAGCCGGGGAGGGTGAGCACGCACGGCTCGCCGCTCATGGAACCGGCCCCTCCCCGGCGCCGATCCGGCGCCGCACCGCCTCGAGCGGGAGCCCGGCCTCCTCCAGGGCGGCGATCGTGGCCGCATCGCCAT
The Gemmatimonadota bacterium DNA segment above includes these coding regions:
- a CDS encoding DUF2059 domain-containing protein, whose product is MPRRFRRLLPALGILIACGAARLGAQAAPPDSVRLDLARQLLVLNRSAEQAMTNMDAMLSSQRSLNPRIPGVFWDRFGARVHEGRDDFLLMLANIYARHFTAAELHELIVFHQTPIGRRLIELQPRISQESMEAGQQWGARIGQAVAAQLESEGVTLEP
- a CDS encoding class I SAM-dependent methyltransferase; this encodes MAAEAGPGRSGPADRRHAVPFDAEHFARQAAAGAGPADALAAFRQIYQSNHWRGSESASGAGASGDQTARIRAELPVLCRALGVRRLLDLPCGEGHWMARVDLAGITYLGADLLPEVVGRAALDHGGAGREFLVLDLTASPLPPADLLLCRDALVHLSFADIGRALVNLRRAGIPWLLTTTFPDEPANEDIVTGDWRPLNLERAPFHFPAPVRLFSEGCTEGAGRFADKSLALWRIADLPVPT
- a CDS encoding M15 family metallopeptidase, which translates into the protein MPELREEALRATPPVEAGPFRAEELVELVRLDSTIRLDIRYATSDNFLSTPLYSQARAFLQRPAALALVRAQQALRAQGYGLLIHDAYRPWYITKVFWDATPADKHDFVADPAHGSRHNRGCAVDLTLVELRTGRPVTMPSLYDEMSERAYPDYPGGSAEQRRLRGLLRAAMEAEGFTVYRYEWWHFDYRDWDQYAVQNVRFEDIPPR
- a CDS encoding alpha/beta hydrolase, whose protein sequence is MSGEPCVLTLPGWTSSGTDHWQSQWERRFPAITRIAQRDWETPDPREWLDTLERAVATARPAPVLLLGHSLGALSIAHWAQHPVPHAVAAVLVAPADPDLPGAPAALHPFGPAPSGPLTIPALLIVSDNDPYLPIGRARELGHAWGAERVEVPGAGHLNTASGHGAWPEGWALVRDFAARLGLALPPWG
- a CDS encoding cupin domain-containing protein — encoded protein: MTAADRAARLIEELGLAPHPEGGWYRELHRSAAAVAPADGRPARAALTSIYFLLPAGSHSRWHRVASDEVWHFYEGDPLELLLAPPDLAHVERVRLGPALASNGPVYAVPAGWWQAARPRGGYTLAGCTVAPGFDFADFTFLRDDAAALGRLAALSGELAALA
- a CDS encoding nuclear transport factor 2 family protein, with protein sequence MATDPAAATLATIDAFNAACNRHDIDALMALMTDDCLFDSTRPPPDGETFVGQAAVRAFWAAFFARSPAARFETEEAFATGDRAVVRWVYHWEREGVPGHVRGVDLFRVRAGRVAEKRSYVKG
- a CDS encoding acyl-CoA thioesterase; the encoded protein is MPRIFTHRFTVPDDAIDVNRHVNNLAYLRWMLDVAIAHSSAQGWPVERYLEIGQAWVVRSHAIEYLRPALQGEELLLLTWVEDMQRRSSRRRYLFFRPADGAVLARADTQWVFVDGATGRPVAIPVPLREAFEQVPPGEPVLETLGLVPVAPQAAP